A region from the Anomaloglossus baeobatrachus isolate aAnoBae1 chromosome 11, aAnoBae1.hap1, whole genome shotgun sequence genome encodes:
- the LOC142256215 gene encoding transcription factor HES-5-like — MAPGTVYMEPHKVSPKEKNKLRKPIVEKMRRDRINSSIEQLKLILEKEFHKQQPNVKLEKADILEMAVTYLKQQSLPPTNNIVHQSNSLHIEFSDGYNRCFNEVLSFLSLHQNQRTTEVRLLNHFKLNEEASTSSSSSPSPSSPARYCHVKHSDLSTGSSSALWRPW; from the exons ATGGCCCCGGGCACTGTGTACATGGAGCCACACAAGGTCTCCCCAAAGGAAAAAAATAAG CTGAGAAAACCCATCGTGGAGAAGATGCGCAGAGACAGGATTAATAGCAGCATCGAGCAACTCAAGCTTATCCTCGAAAAGGAGTTCCACAAGCAGCAACCCAATGTCAAGCTGGAGAAGGCCGACATATTGGAGATGGCCGTCACCTATCTCAAACAGCAAAGTCTGCCCCCAACCAACA ATATAGTCCATCAAAGTAACAGTTTACACATCGAGTTCAGTGATGGCTACAACAGATGCTTCAATGAAGTCCTCAGCTTCCTCTCCCTCCACCAAAATCAAAGGACAACAGAAGTCAGACTTTTGAACCATTTCAAGTTGAATGAAGAGGCCAGCACGTCATCGTCATCTTCTCCGTCTCCTTCATCTCCAGCCAGATATTGCCACGTCAAGCACTCAGATCTGAGCACCGGCAGCAGCAGCGCCCTCTGGAGACCTTGGTAG